The Primulina eburnea isolate SZY01 chromosome 8, ASM2296580v1, whole genome shotgun sequence genome contains a region encoding:
- the LOC140838052 gene encoding short-chain dehydrogenase reductase 3b-like: MSKLRLEGKVAVITGGASGIGEAAVRLFAEQGAAVVVADIQDELGNRLVSSINSDKVSYHHCDVRDEKQVADTVSYALETCHGLDVMFSNAGILGPVTSILDLDIQGLDNVMATNVRGMASTIKHAARAMVDRKIKGSIICTASVAACLGGAGPHVYSASKQAVVGLVKGACRELGAYGIRVNCISPYGVATPLTCNAYGLEPAEVEENSCKTANLKGIVLKAKHVAEAALFLASDESAYVSGQNLAVDGGFSVVSHSYNSF, translated from the exons ATGTCAAAGCTAAG GTTGGAGGGTAAAGTGGCTGTGATCACGGGCGGTGCGAGTGGCATCGGTGAGGCAGCGGTGCGGTTATTTGCTGAGCAAGGGGCGGCGGTCGTGGTTGCGGACATACAAGATGAATTAGGGAACCGGCTTGTTTCTTCGATCAACTCGGATAAAGTGAGTTACCATCACTGCGACGTACGTGATGAAAAACAAGTGGCCGACACCGTCAGCTACGCCCTTGAAACATGTCACGGTCTCGATGTCATGTTCAGTAATGCCGGAATTCTGGGACCCGTAACGAGCATACTCGACCTCGATATTCAAGGATTGGATAATGTCATGGCTACGAATGTACGTGGCATGGCCTCCACTATCAAACACGCAGCCCGTGCCATGGTGGATAGAAAGATCAAGGGATCTATCATTTGCACAGCCAGCGTTGCTGCCTGTCTCGGGGGCGCCGGCCCGCATGTTTACTCGGCATCGAAACAGGCTGTGGTGGGTCTGGTTAAGGGTGCTTGCAGAGAGCTCGGTGCATATGGGATTAGGGTCAATTGTATATCTCCCTACGGGGTGGCGACGCCGCTGACATGCAACGCATACGGCCTGGAACCGGCGGAAGTGGAGGAAAACAGCTGCAAGACGGCCAACTTGAAGGGGATTGTTTTGAAGGCTAAGCACGTAGCGGAGGCGGCATTGTTTCTAGCTTCCGACGAGTCGGCTTATGTTAGCGGACAAAATTTGGCGGTCGACGGTGGGTTTTCGGTAGTCAGCCACAGTTATAATTCTTTTTAG
- the LOC140840074 gene encoding uncharacterized protein, whose protein sequence is MSAGAASTTVVSLINHYKSNLDSSSFPLSSLSSSSTAGLLRRRLTTNHVPRRTYDFKSPGRHFSTVMEWQDSTVKMVIDVPISVAYKCYSDREAIPQWMPFISSVKILDDKPDLSRWSLKYEAFGQDIEYSWLARNLQPIPNQKIHWRSLEGLPNRGAVRFFPKGADSCVVELTVSYEVPQLLTPVASALQPFLESLLLRGLEGFAKFAKSYQQKVS, encoded by the exons ATGTCTGCAGGAGCAGCATCGACCACCGTCGTCTCCTTGATCAACCACTATAAATCCAACCTAGATAGCTCTTCGTTCCCGCTCTCCTCCTTATCCTCCTCCAGCACCGCCGGCCTCCTCCGCCGCCGCCTCACCACTAATCATGTACCCAGAAGGACATATGACTTCAAATCCCCAGGCCGCCATTTCTCTACCGTCATGGAATGGCAGGATTCCAC GGTGAAGATGGTTATCGATGTGCCCATTTCGGTTGCttataaatgttattctgaccGCGAAGCCATTCCTCAGTGGATGCCCTTCATTTCATCTGTAAAG ATTCTGGATGATAAACCTGATCTATCACGATGGTCACTGAAGTATGAAGCATTTGGTCAAGATATAGAATACTCTTGGCTGGCTCGAAATTTGCAG CCTATACCAAATCAGAAAATCCACTGGAGGTCGCTGGAGGGTCTTCCTAATAG GGGAGCTGTGAGGTTTTTTCCTAAAGGTGCTGATTCATGTGTGGTAGAA CTTACTGTTTCATATGAAGTTCCTCAACTACTGACCCCAGTTGCATCT GCACTGCAACCTTTTCTGGAGAGCTTGCTGTTACGTGGTTTGGAAGGGTTTGCAAAGTTTGCTAAAAGCTACCAGCAGAAAGTGTCCTGA
- the LOC140840072 gene encoding boron transporter 1-like isoform X2, with product MEETFVPFRGIKNDVQGRMLCYKQDWISGFKAGFRVLAPTTYIFFASAIPVISFGEQLERNTDGILTAVQTLASTAVCGIIHSIIGGQPLLILGVAEPTVLMYTFMFDFAKQRQDLGRELFLAWTGWVCVWTAALLFLLAILGACSIINRFTRVAGELFGMLIAMLFMQQALKGLVEEFRIPKREDAGLTEYIPSWRFANGMFALVLSFGLLLTALRSRKARSWLYGSGWLRSIIADYGVPLMVLAWTAVSYIPASTVPKGIPRRLMSPNPWSPGAYGNWTVMKDMMNVPILYILGAFIPATMIAVLYYFDHSVASQLAQQKEFNLRKPSSFHYDLLLLGFLTLVCGLLGIPPSNGVIPQSPMHTKALATLKHQLLRNRLVATARQSMKTNSSLGQLYGNMQEAYQQIQTPLIYQESSHRGLKELKESTVQLASSMGSFDAPVDETVFDVQKEIDELLPVEVKEQRVSNLFQAIMVGGCVAAMPALRMIPTSVLWGYFAFMAIESLPGNQFWERILLLFTAPSRRYKVLEDYHATFVETVPFKTIATFTIFQTTYLLLCFGITWVPIAGVLFPLLIMLLVPVRQYMLPRFFKGAHLQDLDAAEYEEAPAVPFNLPPEGEGRVSFAEGEEILDGIITRSRGEVRHIFSPKVTSSSATPGKEPTLAIQSPRWSTEKAAYIGPSNLGISPRNSTPK from the exons ATGGAAGAGACGTTTGTGCCGTTTCGCGGGATTAAGAATGATGTTCAAGGGAGGATGCTCTGTTACAAGCAAGATTGGATTAGTGGATTCAAGGCTGGCTTTAG GGTGCTGGCTCCTACTACCTATATATTTTTTGCTTCGGCCATACCAGTGATTTCCTTTGGCGAACAACTTGAGAGGAATACAG ATGGGATTTTAACGGCGGTTCAGACTTTAGCATCCACTGCAGTTTGTGGAATTATACACTCCATTATTGGAGGGCAACCGTTGCTCATTTTAGGAGTTGCTGAGCCTACTGTCTTAATGTACACCTTCATGTTCGACTTTGCCAAGCAAAGACAGGATTTGGGTCGTGAACTCTTTCTTGCATGGACTGGATG GGTTTGTGTTTGGACAGCAGCTTTGTTGTTTTTGCTGGCTATTTTAGGAGCATGCTCCATTATCAACAGGTTCACCCGTGTGGCCGGAGAACTGTTCGGAATGCTTATTGCCATGCTTTTCATGCAGCAAGCCCTGAAA GGGCTGGTGGAGGAGTTCCGCATACCAAAAAGAGAAGATGCCGGACTCACAGAATATATACCCTCCTGGAGGTTTGCGAATGGCATGTTCGCGTTGGTTCTGTCATTTGGTCTGCTACTGACTGCATTAAGAAGCCGGAAAGCAAGGTCATGGCTATATGGGTCAG GTTGGCTTCGGAGCATTATCGCAGATTACGGGGTGCCATTGATGGTGTTGGCGTGGACAGCAGTATCCTACATACCTGCTTCAACTGTACCGAAAGGGATTCCACGTCGTCTCATGAGCCCAAATCCATGGTCACCAGGGGCCTATGGGAACTGGACAGTGATGAAG GATATGATGAACGTGCCCATTCTCTACATACTTGGAGCCTTCATACCTGCAACAATGATCGCAGTATTATACTATTTTGACCACAGTGTAGCATCTCAGTTGGCTCAGCAGAAAGAGTTCAATTTGCGGAAACCGTCTTCTTTCCACTACGATTTACTGCTTCTTGGATTTCTG ACGTTAGTGTGCGGTCTCCTTGGAATCCCACCATCAAATGGTGTAATCCCACAGTCCCCAATGCATACAAAAGCTCTGGCGACTCTTAAACACCAG TTGCTCAGGAATCGGCTTGTTGCTACGGCGCGTCAAAGTATGAAAACAAACTCGAGCTTGGGACAGTTGTATGGGAACATGCAAGAAGCTTATCAACAAATACAGACTCCTCTCATCTACCAGGAGTCATCACACAGA GGTCTAAAGGAGTTGAAAGAATCAACCGTTCAGTTAGCGTCGAGCATGGGAAGCTTTGACGCTCCAGTGGATGAAACAGTTTTTGATGTCCAAAAAGAGATTGATGAGTTACTGCCTGTCGAGGTGAAAGAACAGCGTGTAAGCAACTTGTTTCAAGCCATTATGGTGGGAGGATGCGTTGCTGCCATGCCAGCATTGAGAATGATCCCAACCTCTGTTCTCTGGGGGTATTTTGCTTTCATGGCCATCGAAAGCTTACCTGGTAACCAGTTCTGGGAAAGGATATTACTGCTTTTCACTGCGCCAAGCAGAAGATACAA AGTTTTGGAAGACTACCATGCCACCTTTGTGGAAACTGTGCCTTTCAAGACAATCGCAACATTTACCATATTCCAGACAACATATCTGCTTCTTTGTTTTGGTATTACATGGGTTCCAATTGCCGGAGTCCTATTCCCTCTTCTAATTATGCTTCTCGTTCCAGTAAGACAATACATGCTACCAAGGTTTTTCAAAGGTGCACATCTTCAAGATTTAGATGCTGCAGAATATGAAGAGGCACCGGCTGTACCATTCAACCTTCCACCG GAGGGAGAAGGTAGAGTTTCATTTGCTGAAGGTGAGGAGATATTGGATGGAATTATCACAAGAAGTCGAGGTGAGGTAAGGCATATTTTCAGTCCAAAAGTGACGAGCTCATCAGCAACACCTGGAAAAGAGCCTACACTAGCGATTCAGAGTCCACGCTGGTCAACCGAGAAAGCAGCATATA TTGGTCCATCTAACTTGGGGATTAGTCCTCGCAACTCAACTCCAAAATAG
- the LOC140840072 gene encoding boron transporter 1-like isoform X1: protein MEETFVPFRGIKNDVQGRMLCYKQDWISGFKAGFRVLAPTTYIFFASAIPVISFGEQLERNTDGILTAVQTLASTAVCGIIHSIIGGQPLLILGVAEPTVLMYTFMFDFAKQRQDLGRELFLAWTGWVCVWTAALLFLLAILGACSIINRFTRVAGELFGMLIAMLFMQQALKGLVEEFRIPKREDAGLTEYIPSWRFANGMFALVLSFGLLLTALRSRKARSWLYGSGWLRSIIADYGVPLMVLAWTAVSYIPASTVPKGIPRRLMSPNPWSPGAYGNWTVMKDMMNVPILYILGAFIPATMIAVLYYFDHSVASQLAQQKEFNLRKPSSFHYDLLLLGFLTLVCGLLGIPPSNGVIPQSPMHTKALATLKHQLLRNRLVATARQSMKTNSSLGQLYGNMQEAYQQIQTPLIYQESSHRGLKELKESTVQLASSMGSFDAPVDETVFDVQKEIDELLPVEVKEQRVSNLFQAIMVGGCVAAMPALRMIPTSVLWGYFAFMAIESLPGNQFWERILLLFTAPSRRYKVLEDYHATFVETVPFKTIATFTIFQTTYLLLCFGITWVPIAGVLFPLLIMLLVPVRQYMLPRFFKGAHLQDLDAAEYEEAPAVPFNLPPEGEGRVSFAEGEEILDGIITRSRGEVRHIFSPKVTSSSATPGKEPTLAIQSPRWSTEKAAYSSRVSALRGDHQMGIIEKESFSPRSSGDQVGPSNLGISPRNSTPK from the exons ATGGAAGAGACGTTTGTGCCGTTTCGCGGGATTAAGAATGATGTTCAAGGGAGGATGCTCTGTTACAAGCAAGATTGGATTAGTGGATTCAAGGCTGGCTTTAG GGTGCTGGCTCCTACTACCTATATATTTTTTGCTTCGGCCATACCAGTGATTTCCTTTGGCGAACAACTTGAGAGGAATACAG ATGGGATTTTAACGGCGGTTCAGACTTTAGCATCCACTGCAGTTTGTGGAATTATACACTCCATTATTGGAGGGCAACCGTTGCTCATTTTAGGAGTTGCTGAGCCTACTGTCTTAATGTACACCTTCATGTTCGACTTTGCCAAGCAAAGACAGGATTTGGGTCGTGAACTCTTTCTTGCATGGACTGGATG GGTTTGTGTTTGGACAGCAGCTTTGTTGTTTTTGCTGGCTATTTTAGGAGCATGCTCCATTATCAACAGGTTCACCCGTGTGGCCGGAGAACTGTTCGGAATGCTTATTGCCATGCTTTTCATGCAGCAAGCCCTGAAA GGGCTGGTGGAGGAGTTCCGCATACCAAAAAGAGAAGATGCCGGACTCACAGAATATATACCCTCCTGGAGGTTTGCGAATGGCATGTTCGCGTTGGTTCTGTCATTTGGTCTGCTACTGACTGCATTAAGAAGCCGGAAAGCAAGGTCATGGCTATATGGGTCAG GTTGGCTTCGGAGCATTATCGCAGATTACGGGGTGCCATTGATGGTGTTGGCGTGGACAGCAGTATCCTACATACCTGCTTCAACTGTACCGAAAGGGATTCCACGTCGTCTCATGAGCCCAAATCCATGGTCACCAGGGGCCTATGGGAACTGGACAGTGATGAAG GATATGATGAACGTGCCCATTCTCTACATACTTGGAGCCTTCATACCTGCAACAATGATCGCAGTATTATACTATTTTGACCACAGTGTAGCATCTCAGTTGGCTCAGCAGAAAGAGTTCAATTTGCGGAAACCGTCTTCTTTCCACTACGATTTACTGCTTCTTGGATTTCTG ACGTTAGTGTGCGGTCTCCTTGGAATCCCACCATCAAATGGTGTAATCCCACAGTCCCCAATGCATACAAAAGCTCTGGCGACTCTTAAACACCAG TTGCTCAGGAATCGGCTTGTTGCTACGGCGCGTCAAAGTATGAAAACAAACTCGAGCTTGGGACAGTTGTATGGGAACATGCAAGAAGCTTATCAACAAATACAGACTCCTCTCATCTACCAGGAGTCATCACACAGA GGTCTAAAGGAGTTGAAAGAATCAACCGTTCAGTTAGCGTCGAGCATGGGAAGCTTTGACGCTCCAGTGGATGAAACAGTTTTTGATGTCCAAAAAGAGATTGATGAGTTACTGCCTGTCGAGGTGAAAGAACAGCGTGTAAGCAACTTGTTTCAAGCCATTATGGTGGGAGGATGCGTTGCTGCCATGCCAGCATTGAGAATGATCCCAACCTCTGTTCTCTGGGGGTATTTTGCTTTCATGGCCATCGAAAGCTTACCTGGTAACCAGTTCTGGGAAAGGATATTACTGCTTTTCACTGCGCCAAGCAGAAGATACAA AGTTTTGGAAGACTACCATGCCACCTTTGTGGAAACTGTGCCTTTCAAGACAATCGCAACATTTACCATATTCCAGACAACATATCTGCTTCTTTGTTTTGGTATTACATGGGTTCCAATTGCCGGAGTCCTATTCCCTCTTCTAATTATGCTTCTCGTTCCAGTAAGACAATACATGCTACCAAGGTTTTTCAAAGGTGCACATCTTCAAGATTTAGATGCTGCAGAATATGAAGAGGCACCGGCTGTACCATTCAACCTTCCACCG GAGGGAGAAGGTAGAGTTTCATTTGCTGAAGGTGAGGAGATATTGGATGGAATTATCACAAGAAGTCGAGGTGAGGTAAGGCATATTTTCAGTCCAAAAGTGACGAGCTCATCAGCAACACCTGGAAAAGAGCCTACACTAGCGATTCAGAGTCCACGCTGGTCAACCGAGAAAGCAGCATATAGTTCTCGGGTTAGTGCACTAAGAGGAGATCACCAAATGGGTATTATTGAAAAAGAATCTTTTAGTCCAAGGAGTAGTGGAGATCAAGTTGGTCCATCTAACTTGGGGATTAGTCCTCGCAACTCAACTCCAAAATAG